A single window of Bos javanicus breed banteng chromosome 19, ARS-OSU_banteng_1.0, whole genome shotgun sequence DNA harbors:
- the FN3KRP gene encoding ketosamine-3-kinase isoform X3 — translation MEELLKRELGCDSVKATGHSGGGCISQGQSYDTDKGRVFVKVNSKPEARRMFEGEVASLTAILRTGTVKVPKPIKVLDAPGGGSMLVMEHLDMRHLSSHAAKLGTQLADLHLDNKRLGETLQKEAGIVGRRDELVARPFVAQFGFDVVTCCGYLPQVNDWQQDWVTFYARQRIQPQMDLVEQRSGDREARELWAALQLPISAGVTGIQGNASWWVRLDCGHEGIVLGAPPDDQFQTKYTPFPLCRRWTAHFYSL, via the exons ATGGAGGAGCTACTGAAGCGGGAGCTGGGTTGCGATTCCGTCAAGGCCACGGGTCACTCGGGTGGCGGATGCATTAGCCAGGGCCAGAGTTACGACACGGACAAGGGGCGAGTGTTTGTAAAAGTGAACTCCAAGCCGGAG GCCAGAAGGATGTTTGAAGGCGAGGTGGCAAGTTTAACTGCCATCCTAAGGACAGGCACAGTGAAGGTGCCCAAACCCATCAAGGTCCTTGACGCCCCAGGAGGTGGCAGCATGCTGGTGATGGAGCATTTGGACATGCGGCATCTGAGCAG TCATGCTGCAAAGCTTGGCACCCAGCTGGCAGATCTACACCTAGACAACAAGAGGCTTGGAGAGACTCTCCAGAAGGAGGCTGGCATAGTAG GAAGAAGAGATGAGCTGGTGGCACGGCCCTTTGTAGCCCAGTTCGGGTTTGACGTGGTGACGTGCTGCGGGTACCTCCCCCAG GTGAACGACTGGCAGCAGGACTGGGTCACTTTCTATGCCCGGCAGCGCATTCAGCCCCAGATGGACCTGGTAGAGCAGAGGTCTGGTGACAGGGAGGCCCGTGAGCTCTGGGCTGCTCTGCAG CTCCCCATCTCTGCAGGAGTGACTGGTATCCAGGGTAATGCTTCTTGGTGGGTCAGACTTGATTGTGGACATGAAGGCATTGTCCTGGGAGCACCTCCTGATGACCAGTTCCAAACCAAATACACCCCCTTTCCTCTGTGCCGCCGCTGGACTGCTCATTTCTACAGCTTGTGA
- the FN3KRP gene encoding ketosamine-3-kinase isoform X2 encodes MFEGEVASLTAILRTGTVKVPKPIKVLDAPGGGSMLVMEHLDMRHLSSHAAKLGTQLADLHLDNKRLGETLQKEAGIVGRRDELVARPFVAQFGFDVVTCCGYLPQVNDWQQDWVTFYARQRIQPQMDLVEQRSGDREARELWAALQLKIPDLFHDLDIIPALLHGDLWGGNVAEDSSGPIIFDPASFYGHSEYELAIAGMFGGFSSAFYSAYHSKIPKAPGFEKRLKLYQLFHYLNHWNHFGSGYRGSSLSIMRNLVT; translated from the exons ATGTTTGAAGGCGAGGTGGCAAGTTTAACTGCCATCCTAAGGACAGGCACAGTGAAGGTGCCCAAACCCATCAAGGTCCTTGACGCCCCAGGAGGTGGCAGCATGCTGGTGATGGAGCATTTGGACATGCGGCATCTGAGCAG TCATGCTGCAAAGCTTGGCACCCAGCTGGCAGATCTACACCTAGACAACAAGAGGCTTGGAGAGACTCTCCAGAAGGAGGCTGGCATAGTAG GAAGAAGAGATGAGCTGGTGGCACGGCCCTTTGTAGCCCAGTTCGGGTTTGACGTGGTGACGTGCTGCGGGTACCTCCCCCAG GTGAACGACTGGCAGCAGGACTGGGTCACTTTCTATGCCCGGCAGCGCATTCAGCCCCAGATGGACCTGGTAGAGCAGAGGTCTGGTGACAGGGAGGCCCGTGAGCTCTGGGCTGCTCTGCAG TTAAAGATCCCCGACCTGTTCCATGATCTGGACATCATCCCAGCCCTGCTCCACGGAGACCTCTGGGGAGGAAACGTAGCGGAGGATTCCTCTGGGCCCATCATCTTTGACCCTGCTTCCTTCTATGGCCACTCGGAGTATGAGCTGGCAATAGCTGGCATGTTTGGGGGCTTCAGTAGTGCTTTCTACTCCGCCTACCACAGCAAAATCCCCAAGGCTCCAGGCTTTGAGAAGCGCCTGAAGCTGTATCAGCTCTTCCACTACTTAAACCACTGGAATCACTTTGGATCCGGGTACAGGGGGTCCTCCCTCAGCATCATGAGGAATCTCGTCACCTGA
- the FN3KRP gene encoding ketosamine-3-kinase isoform X1, with translation MEELLKRELGCDSVKATGHSGGGCISQGQSYDTDKGRVFVKVNSKPEARRMFEGEVASLTAILRTGTVKVPKPIKVLDAPGGGSMLVMEHLDMRHLSSHAAKLGTQLADLHLDNKRLGETLQKEAGIVGRRDELVARPFVAQFGFDVVTCCGYLPQVNDWQQDWVTFYARQRIQPQMDLVEQRSGDREARELWAALQLKIPDLFHDLDIIPALLHGDLWGGNVAEDSSGPIIFDPASFYGHSEYELAIAGMFGGFSSAFYSAYHSKIPKAPGFEKRLKLYQLFHYLNHWNHFGSGYRGSSLSIMRNLVT, from the exons ATGGAGGAGCTACTGAAGCGGGAGCTGGGTTGCGATTCCGTCAAGGCCACGGGTCACTCGGGTGGCGGATGCATTAGCCAGGGCCAGAGTTACGACACGGACAAGGGGCGAGTGTTTGTAAAAGTGAACTCCAAGCCGGAG GCCAGAAGGATGTTTGAAGGCGAGGTGGCAAGTTTAACTGCCATCCTAAGGACAGGCACAGTGAAGGTGCCCAAACCCATCAAGGTCCTTGACGCCCCAGGAGGTGGCAGCATGCTGGTGATGGAGCATTTGGACATGCGGCATCTGAGCAG TCATGCTGCAAAGCTTGGCACCCAGCTGGCAGATCTACACCTAGACAACAAGAGGCTTGGAGAGACTCTCCAGAAGGAGGCTGGCATAGTAG GAAGAAGAGATGAGCTGGTGGCACGGCCCTTTGTAGCCCAGTTCGGGTTTGACGTGGTGACGTGCTGCGGGTACCTCCCCCAG GTGAACGACTGGCAGCAGGACTGGGTCACTTTCTATGCCCGGCAGCGCATTCAGCCCCAGATGGACCTGGTAGAGCAGAGGTCTGGTGACAGGGAGGCCCGTGAGCTCTGGGCTGCTCTGCAG TTAAAGATCCCCGACCTGTTCCATGATCTGGACATCATCCCAGCCCTGCTCCACGGAGACCTCTGGGGAGGAAACGTAGCGGAGGATTCCTCTGGGCCCATCATCTTTGACCCTGCTTCCTTCTATGGCCACTCGGAGTATGAGCTGGCAATAGCTGGCATGTTTGGGGGCTTCAGTAGTGCTTTCTACTCCGCCTACCACAGCAAAATCCCCAAGGCTCCAGGCTTTGAGAAGCGCCTGAAGCTGTATCAGCTCTTCCACTACTTAAACCACTGGAATCACTTTGGATCCGGGTACAGGGGGTCCTCCCTCAGCATCATGAGGAATCTCGTCACCTGA